Sequence from the bacterium genome:
GGTACATGAAGTCGGCCTCGTAGCGCATGAACCCGCCGTGCGCGTCTTTGTCCACGATGATGAACGTAGGATGCGCTTGCAAGTTGGCGATCTGCCCCGCCTGCTCCAGCATCTTGAGCTCGCCATAGCGCGCGGCCTCGGCCTTGCTGTCGAATGAGATCCCATCAACTACCGTCGGCACGTTGTGGTACTTGCTCGCCTTGTGCCCTTCGCCTATGCCTAGCCGCTTGATGGTGGCGGCGTCTTTGCCGTGGATCACGGGCTTGCTGTAGGTGGTCATGCTTGCCCCCTTGCCTGTTGCTCTAGGCGGAATCGGCCACAGCGATGCGCTAGGTTCACTAGCCCCAGGGCGCCTTGGGTGTTCTTGTCAACGTATAGCTCGCGTGGCTCCACGGCGCGCTCCGGGTCCGGGTCATCCTCTAGCGGCGAATGGAGGATGCACACCTGGTTACTGTAGGCTTC
This genomic interval carries:
- a CDS encoding DUF1064 domain-containing protein, whose product is MTTYSKPVIHGKDAATIKRLGIGEGHKASKYHNVPTVVDGISFDSKAEAARYGELKMLEQAGQIANLQAHPTFIIVDKDAHGGFMRYEADFMY